The following coding sequences lie in one Streptomyces albofaciens JCM 4342 genomic window:
- a CDS encoding nucleotidyltransferase domain-containing protein, which produces MSDGARNGAELRAAGLPDLDLGEVTAGEGDPLVFATVSGAHLYGFPSRDSDVDLRGAHLLPAAALVGLREPDETRSWMADRDGVEVDLVTHDLRKFARLMLRRNGYVLEQLLSPLVVRTSALHAELVALAPAVLTRHHAHHYRGFANTQWRLFEKTGELKPLLYTLRVLLTGIHLMGSGQVLAHLPTLAGLVAAPSYVPELVAAKSEAEHGTAAGLVDPERLRADVAELHGRLDAAQAASALPDAPGGHDALHDLLVRARLGAAQR; this is translated from the coding sequence ATGTCTGACGGGGCGCGGAACGGCGCGGAGCTGCGGGCGGCCGGGCTGCCCGATCTCGATCTGGGCGAGGTGACGGCGGGGGAGGGCGATCCGCTGGTCTTCGCGACGGTCAGCGGCGCGCATCTCTACGGCTTCCCGTCCCGCGACTCGGACGTGGACCTGCGCGGGGCGCACCTGCTGCCCGCCGCCGCGCTGGTCGGGCTGCGGGAGCCGGACGAGACGCGCTCCTGGATGGCGGACCGGGACGGTGTCGAGGTCGATCTCGTCACCCACGACCTGCGCAAGTTCGCGCGGCTGATGCTGCGGCGCAACGGCTATGTGCTGGAGCAGCTGCTCTCGCCGCTGGTGGTGCGCACGAGCGCGCTGCACGCGGAACTGGTGGCGCTGGCGCCCGCCGTCCTCACCCGCCACCACGCCCACCACTACCGGGGCTTCGCGAACACGCAGTGGCGCCTCTTCGAGAAGACCGGCGAGCTGAAGCCGCTGCTGTACACGCTGCGGGTGCTGCTGACCGGCATTCACCTGATGGGCAGTGGACAGGTGCTGGCCCATCTGCCCACGCTGGCCGGGCTGGTGGCGGCGCCTTCGTACGTACCGGAGCTGGTCGCGGCCAAGTCCGAGGCGGAGCACGGGACCGCCGCCGGGCTGGTGGACCCGGAGCGGCTGCGGGCGGACGTGGCGGAGCTGCACGGCCGGCTGGACGCGGCGCAGGCCGCCTCCGCGCTGCCGGACGCCCCCGGCGGCCACGACGCGCTACACGACCTCCTCGTACGCGCCCGTCTCGGCGCAGCGCAGCGCTGA
- a CDS encoding nucleotidyltransferase domain-containing protein, giving the protein MPTSAAGHALVTGHTVYACVMGSRAFGLATDASDTDRRGIYLAPTPLFWRFEKPPTHVEGPREEEFSWELERFCELALRANPNILECLHSPLVEYADATGRELLALRGAFLSREVHRTFTRYATGQFKKLEADVRQHGAPRWKHAMHLLRLLHSVRDLLRTGVLTPDVGEAREDLLAVRRGEVPWPEVERRTAALAEQAAAAESRSPLPPEPDRRRVEDFLFRTRRASALRCAETGAYEEVV; this is encoded by the coding sequence ATGCCGACCTCCGCCGCAGGCCACGCCCTGGTCACCGGCCACACCGTCTACGCGTGCGTCATGGGCTCGCGCGCCTTCGGGCTCGCCACCGACGCCAGCGACACCGACCGGCGCGGGATCTACCTCGCGCCCACCCCGCTGTTCTGGCGCTTCGAGAAGCCGCCGACGCACGTGGAGGGGCCGCGCGAGGAGGAGTTCTCCTGGGAGCTGGAGCGGTTCTGCGAACTGGCGCTGCGCGCCAACCCGAACATCCTGGAGTGCCTGCACTCCCCGCTCGTCGAGTACGCCGACGCCACCGGCCGCGAACTGCTCGCGCTGCGCGGCGCGTTCCTCTCCCGCGAGGTGCACCGCACGTTCACCCGTTACGCGACCGGCCAGTTCAAGAAGCTGGAGGCGGACGTACGGCAGCACGGCGCGCCCCGCTGGAAGCACGCCATGCACCTGCTGCGGCTCCTGCACAGCGTCCGCGACCTGCTGCGCACCGGCGTACTGACGCCGGACGTCGGCGAGGCGCGCGAGGACCTGCTCGCGGTCCGGCGCGGCGAGGTCCCCTGGCCCGAGGTCGAGCGCCGGACGGCCGCCCTGGCCGAGCAGGCCGCGGCGGCGGAGTCCCGCTCCCCGCTGCCGCCGGAGCCGGACCGCCGCCGCGTCGAGGACTTCCTGTTCCGTACCCGGCGCGCGTCAGCGCTGCGCTGCGCCGAGACGGGCGCGTACGAGGAGGTCGTGTAG
- a CDS encoding YidB family protein yields the protein MTGSPDLGRLMGGLPGGGQGGVGGSLVGSLLGALGGTGPGGYGVGPGHGGGPGGRGGIQIVLGKLLQGELGRQAHSWVGRGANEPVTAEQVEKALPGETLQRIADENGVSAREAAEQLAHALPQAVDRLTPDGEIPQDPVFQDLVARRPRAVGRP from the coding sequence ATGACGGGATCACCAGACCTCGGGAGACTGATGGGCGGGCTGCCCGGCGGCGGCCAGGGCGGCGTGGGCGGAAGCCTCGTCGGATCGCTGCTGGGGGCGCTCGGCGGCACCGGCCCGGGAGGGTACGGCGTCGGCCCCGGCCACGGAGGCGGTCCCGGCGGCCGCGGTGGCATACAGATCGTGCTCGGCAAGCTCCTGCAAGGAGAGCTGGGACGGCAGGCGCACTCCTGGGTGGGGCGCGGCGCCAACGAACCGGTCACCGCCGAACAGGTCGAGAAGGCGCTGCCCGGCGAGACCCTCCAGCGGATAGCCGACGAGAACGGCGTCAGCGCCCGGGAGGCGGCGGAACAGCTCGCGCACGCGCTGCCGCAGGCCGTGGACCGGCTGACGCCGGACGGCGAGATACCCCAGGACCCGGTGTTCCAGGACCTCGTCGCCCGGCGCCCCCGGGCCGTCGGGCGGCCCTGA
- the aroH gene encoding chorismate mutase produces the protein MAVRAVRGAVQLERDEAEHMHEQVSALLTAILERNGLTADDLISIWFTATPDLHSDFPAVAARQLGITDVPLICAQELDITGAMPRVVRVLAHVETGRAKAEIAHVYLGAAGALRKDIAQ, from the coding sequence GTGGCGGTACGAGCGGTGCGCGGAGCCGTGCAACTGGAACGGGACGAAGCGGAGCACATGCACGAGCAGGTGTCCGCGCTGCTGACCGCCATTCTGGAGCGCAACGGCCTGACCGCGGACGACCTGATCAGCATCTGGTTCACCGCCACCCCCGACCTGCACAGCGACTTCCCCGCGGTGGCCGCCCGGCAGCTCGGCATCACCGACGTGCCGCTCATCTGCGCGCAGGAGCTGGACATCACGGGCGCCATGCCGCGCGTGGTGCGCGTCCTGGCGCACGTCGAGACCGGGCGCGCCAAGGCCGAGATCGCCCACGTCTACCTCGGTGCCGCCGGTGCCCTGCGGAAGGACATCGCCCAGTGA
- a CDS encoding prephenate dehydrogenase has product MRTALVIGTGLIGTSIALALQSRGIQVYLADHDPAQAETAAALGAGTAEEPPGPVDLAVAAVPPAHVAPTLAAAIRRGAARAYLDVASVKSGPRRELEAMGCDLSAYLGTHPMAGKERSGPLAATADLFEGRPWVLTPAEGGDTEVLNIALELVALCRAVPVVMEADAHDRAVALVSHTPQLVSSLVAARLQGADETAVRLCGQGIRDVTRIAASAPRMWMDILSANPGPVADVLSEVSADLERTVAALRALEGADDEARAAGARGVEDVLRRGNAGRERVPGKHGAAPAAYEIVSVHIGDQPGELARIFADAGRAAVNIEDVRIEHATGQQAGFIQLMVEPQAAPVLAAELRERGWSIRQ; this is encoded by the coding sequence GTGAGGACCGCGCTCGTCATCGGCACCGGCCTGATCGGTACCTCCATCGCCCTCGCGCTGCAGTCCCGCGGCATCCAGGTGTACCTGGCCGACCACGACCCGGCGCAGGCCGAGACCGCCGCCGCGCTCGGCGCCGGCACGGCCGAGGAGCCGCCGGGCCCGGTCGACCTGGCGGTGGCCGCGGTGCCGCCCGCCCACGTCGCGCCGACCCTGGCCGCGGCGATCCGGCGCGGCGCCGCCCGCGCCTACCTCGACGTGGCCAGCGTCAAAAGCGGCCCGCGCCGCGAGCTGGAGGCGATGGGCTGCGACCTGTCGGCGTACCTCGGCACCCATCCGATGGCGGGCAAGGAGCGCTCCGGGCCGCTCGCCGCGACCGCCGACCTCTTCGAGGGCCGGCCCTGGGTCCTGACCCCGGCCGAGGGCGGCGACACCGAGGTCCTCAACATAGCGCTGGAGCTGGTGGCGCTGTGCCGTGCGGTGCCCGTCGTCATGGAGGCGGACGCGCACGACCGGGCCGTCGCCCTGGTCTCGCACACGCCCCAGCTGGTCTCCAGCCTGGTCGCCGCCCGCCTCCAGGGCGCGGACGAGACCGCCGTACGGCTGTGCGGGCAGGGCATCCGGGACGTGACCCGGATCGCCGCGTCCGCGCCCCGGATGTGGATGGACATCCTCTCCGCCAACCCGGGACCGGTCGCCGACGTGCTCAGCGAGGTCTCGGCCGACCTGGAGCGCACGGTGGCGGCGCTGCGCGCGCTGGAGGGCGCCGACGACGAGGCGCGCGCCGCGGGCGCCCGCGGCGTCGAGGACGTGCTGCGCCGCGGCAACGCGGGCCGCGAGCGGGTGCCGGGCAAGCACGGCGCCGCCCCGGCCGCGTACGAGATCGTCTCGGTGCACATCGGCGACCAGCCCGGCGAGCTGGCCCGGATCTTCGCGGACGCCGGCCGGGCCGCGGTCAACATCGAGGACGTACGGATCGAGCACGCCACCGGCCAGCAGGCGGGCTTCATCCAGCTCATGGTCGAGCCGCAGGCGGCGCCGGTGCTCGCCGCCGAGCTGCGCGAGCGGGGCTGGTCGATACGGCAGTAG